The Falco naumanni isolate bFalNau1 chromosome 1, bFalNau1.pat, whole genome shotgun sequence genome window below encodes:
- the PIRT gene encoding phosphoinositide-interacting protein codes for MVSVSDPVTMEIPPKSPDGSEKSPQSKELPISNTASTLCISSRSESVWTSASRSKWDIYHKPVIVVSVGAAIFLFGMVITSLSCIQIKNKDIYKMCGPALLSLGLMLLVCGLVWIPIIRKKQKQRQKSQFLQTLKSFFFNR; via the coding sequence GTCTCTGTCTCAGATCCCGTCACCATGGAAATTCCCCCCAAGAGCCCTGACGGGAGTGAGAAGTCACCTCAGTCCAAGGAGCTGCCGATCAGTAACACGGCCAGCACCCTCTGCATCAGCTCCCGGAGTGAGTCCGTCTGGACCAGTGCATCCAGAAGCAAGTGGGACATATACCACAAGCCTGTCATTGTCGTGTCTGTCGGAGCAGCTATCTTCCTCTTCGGGATGGTCATCACCAGCCTGTCGTGCATCCAAATCAAGAACAAAGACATCTACAAAATGTGTGGCCCAGCTTTACTGTCCTTGGGACTGATGCTCCTCGTTTGTGGCCTTGTCTGGATCCCCATCATCcggaagaagcagaagcagagacagaagtCACAGTTTCTGCAGACCCTCAAGTCCTTCTTCTTTAACCGCTGA
- the RNF222 gene encoding RING finger protein 222 produces the protein MSETSSSKEGPPAECPVCYEKFHPLEAMHRKLSCGHTFCHDCLVKCLLSTKLDGQVQSSIICPVCRYVTFLSKKAALWPPKAGTNPRTLEMPLSPSSLSHLTKAEASNTLVVPSHFVMPVQSFDQRCSTGNSPMDSQGDPGELAREAHIFVISDHGMPLVDTDCGSLGGRSRVDTQSSVSSSSALGVKCCQSPIALAVLLILTVAMLAAVLPWLLLVKRDS, from the coding sequence ATGTCTGAGACCTCGTCCAGCAAGGAGGGTCCCCCGGCTGAGTGCCCAGTGTGCTATGAGAAGTTTCACCCGCTGGAGGCCATGCACCGCAAGCTCAGCTGCGGGCACACCTTCTGCCACGACTGCCTGGTGAAGTGCCTGCTCTCCACCAAGCTCGACGGCCAGGTCCAGAGCAGCATCATCTGCCCCGTCTGCCGCTACGTGACTTTCCTCAGCAAGAAGGCGGCTCTATGGCCACCCAAGGCAGGCACCAATCCCCGGACACTGGAGATGCCTCTGTCACCTTCCTCCTTGTCCCATCTGACCAAAGCAGAAGCCAGCAACACCTTGGTGGTGCCCAGCCATTTTGTGATGCCGGTACAGAGCTTTGATCAGCgctgcagcacagggaacaGCCCCATGGACTCACAGGGAGACCCAGGAGAGCTGGCGCGGGAAGCCCACATCTTTGTCATCAGCGACCACGGGATGCCACTGGTGGACACGGACTGTGGCTCTCTGGGGGGGAGAAGCAGAGTGGACACACAGAGCTCGGTGTCatccagctcagccctgggggtgAAGTGCTGCCAGTCACCCATTGCCCTCGCCGTCCTCCTCATCTTGACTGTGGCCATGCTGGCGGCTGTGCTCCCTTGGCTACTGCTGGTGAAGAGGGACTCGTAG